One genomic region from Rosa rugosa chromosome 1, drRosRugo1.1, whole genome shotgun sequence encodes:
- the LOC133725132 gene encoding uncharacterized protein LOC133725132, with product MYGRKASQLVKEIASGEKGQLTPFSSDLFDEVIEECKQHYHELECLIRRMEEQGLNVETAKNEDHYGALIHHLSLVRNKRCLMAYLYNRAEILRALMWKVGSVIPEEIKEKLSYSEKEYIAKHSASLKKYMASVELDLEVDMVPPKDPYIKVRVLDDMGGEILLSDDKKANFSRHSMHFLKRTDAEQLISQGKMEELKD from the exons atgTATGGGAGAAAAGCCAGCCAATTGGTCAAAGAAATTGCAAGCGGCGAAAAGGGGCAGCTCACACCTTTCAGT AGTGACCTATTTGATGAAGTAATTGAAGAATGTAAACAGCATTATCATGAGCTTGAATGCTTGATAAG gagaatgGAGGAACAAGGATTGAATGTCGAGACAGCTAAAAATGAGGATCACTATGGGGCACTCATCCACCACCTCTCTTTAGTTCGCAACAAACGCTGTTTGATGGCATACCT GTACAACCGAGCAGAAATTTTACGAGCTCTGATGTGGAAGGTAGGGTCTGTAATTCctgaagaaataaaagagaaactcAGCTACTCAGAGAAAGAGTACATTGCAAAACATTCAGCatctttaaaaaaatatatggcaagTGTGGAACTCGACTTGGAAGtg GATATGGTGCCGCCGAAAGATCCCTACATCAAGGTGAGAGTTCTTGATGACATGGGTGGAGAGATACTACTCAGCGATGACAAGAAAGCAAATTTTAGTCGTCACTCAATGCATTTTCTTAAACGAACTGATGCTGAACAGCTCATCTCACAG GGCAAGATGGAGGAGCTCAAAGACTGA
- the LOC133725131 gene encoding uncharacterized protein LOC133725131, whose protein sequence is MDALQVISSATQIVSSMVGAIAALEQASRNLDEAPKRIRSLEEFVCDLENLIRRLKHKHVNKLHNPQLEHQIQSLNSLIERLHPNITKARRMVSKSKIKNLAKVVWTSMAGDPLGKLVNSIRDDLNWWLESQRLVQDVEKTLESTAKDTRVRLKIRTEQGYPVSTKCYFVRNLLEKNGSQRVILIVGLSGIGKSFLARQVASDPPEKFMDGAVELGFGQWCSRAACNRSIAEYQRRLARKLCKFLVQIGFWKKIRDEYSGDLEYICCLLQEALYGKSILILLDDVWEQDIVERFAKLYDNDCRYLVTTRNEAVYEITEAEKVELSKDDVKETSMEVLLYHSLLSKEELPQVAENLLERCGHHPLTVAVMGKALRKETRADQWEKAITNLSTFATCAPGPVSYVNEKEAENALTIFGSFEFSLDAMPGDSRELFIALSALAWAEPVPEACVEAVWSVLGQETLFPLIVCKLVEGSLLMKIDTDPLYLVHDMVALYLDSKTNNSVQILLNASTAEEAAFICPWLLIFGKERVKDIAEKKVVSFLGSFEEKHVIITLKATIQALMASKSISELEESRANFSSLLGPRTADLISTESQSLIAVSAQAITTVFSKSDYCNYFPSLEYTGAVSKLTCILENCDDPVIQTDISVVLAKLAEFGSQETVDKVLQSIQFHQLAELLSPNNEQWHDSVFSILISLMKAGKLKAVERMLAFEIDKTLLRLLQNGSEVAQHHAIVALKTFYELRGPHLVGSLESKNINLLPWQARHCLERFLLLDQSVPLLPQLQTFEDLIYKVLHSDSKLVLEAMQDLIPIIENAGEPSIRDMIVESPLIKQLSELLQRGSSEHNSMKSQAAFLLMKLASSGGESCIKKFLEYDIIPDLVKMMQCSTIELQDAAYTALHQMLFGSSGVLVLNQILQMGLIERMAQSLESKSTKTREVNVHCFLDIVELGNKACIEQMFSLQVVEKLVKIEKASGGTSETLLGFIKGIDKCKHLSSAERRVMKQQVVRKIRASLKGHKFEFQILGAVDACVSEGSKVGSSSRGNHKRA, encoded by the exons ATGGATGCTTTGCAAGTCATTTCTTCTGCAACACAGATAGTTTCAAGCATGGTAGGTGCCATTGCTGCATTAGAGCAAGCATCTAGAAACTTAGATGAAGCTCCAAAGAGAATTCGAAGCCTAGAGGAATTTGTTTGTGATCTTGAGAACTTGATTCGACGACTAAAGCACAAGCATGTCAACAAACTTCATAATCCTCAGTTAGAACACCAAATCCAAAGCTTGAATTCCCTGATAGAACGTCTGCATCCAAACATCACcaaggccaggagaatggtgtCAAAGAGTAAGATTAAGAACTTGGCTAAGGTAGTTTGGACTTCCATGGCTGGAGACCCACTGGGGAAGCTTGTGAACTCAATAAGGGATGACTTGAATTGGTGGCTTGAATCACAAAGATTGGTCCAGGATGTTGAAAAGACACTTGAGTCAACTGCAAAGGACACCCGCGTTCGACTGAAAATTAGGACCGAACAAGGCTACCCAGTTTCTACTAAATGCTACTTTGTCAGGAATTTACTGGAAAAGAATGGTTCTCAACGTGTCATTCTAATTGTTGGGTTATCTGGTATTGGGAAGTCATTTTTGGCTCGTCAAGTAGCCTCTGATCCCCCTGAGAAATTTATGGATGGTGCAGTTGAACTTGGCTTTGGCCAATGGTGCAGTAGAGCTGCTTGCAACAGAAGTATAGCTGAATACCAGAGGCGCTTGGCAAGAAAACTTTGTAAATTTCTGGTGCAGATTGGATTTTGGAAGAAGATCAGGGATGAATATAGTGGAGATCTAGAATATATATGTTGCTTGCTTCAAGAAGCTTTGTATGGGAAGAGCATCCTTATACTTCTTGATGATGTTTGGGAGCAGGACATAGTTGAGCGGTTTGCAAAGCTATATGATAATGATTGCAGGTACCTTGTAACAACAAGAAATGAAGCTGTCTATGAAATTACAGAAGCAGAGAAGGTGGAATTAAGCAAAGATGACGTAAAGGAGACGAGCATGGAAGTTCTTCTCTACCATAGCCTCCTTAGCAAAGAAGAGCTACCG CAGGTAGCAGAGAACTTACTTGAGCGGTGCGGTCACCATCCTTTGACAGTTGCTGTTATGGGTAAGGCTCTCAGAAAAGAAACAAGAGCTGATCAATGGGAAAAGGCCATCACCAACTTATCCACATTTGCTACATGTGCACCTGGTCCTGTATCATATGTCAATGAAAAAGAAGCTGAGAATGCTTTAACCATTTTTGGATCCTTTGAGTTCAGTCTAGATGCAATGCCTGGAGACTCTAGAGAGCTCTTCATAGCTTTGTCAGCTCTTGCATGGGCAGAACCTGTGCCAGAAGCTTGTGTGGAGGCTGTTTGGTCAGTTCTGGGGCAGGAGACCCTGTTCCCACTCATTGTCTGCAAGCTTGTAGAAGGCTCATTGCTGATGAAAATTGATACGGATCCCTTGTACTTGGTACATGACATGGTTGCTCTGTACCTTGACAGCAAGACAAACAATTCAGTCCAGATACTACTAAATGCATCCACAGCCGAAGAAGCAGCATTCATCTGCCCTTGGCTTCTTATATTTGGGAAAGAGAGAGTAAAAGATATTGCCGAAAAGAAAGTAGTGTCTTTCCTTGGTTCTTTTGAGGAAAAGCATGTGATTATCACCTTAAAGGCGACTATCCAGGCTCTAATGGCTAGCAAGTCCATATCAGAACTTGAAGAAAGTAGAGCAAACTTTAGTAGCTTATTGGGTCCTAGGACTGCAGACCTGATCTCCACTGAATCACAGAGCTTGATTGCTGTGTCTGCACAAGCCATCACCACTGTATTTAGCAAGAGTGACTATTGCAATTATTTTCCATCCCTTGAATATACTGGTGCAGTCAGCAAGTTGACTTGCATCTTAGAAAATTGTGATGACCCTGTGATCCAAACAGATATTTCAGTTGTTCTTGCAAAGCTTGCAGAATTCGGAAGCCAAGAGACGGTCGATAAGGTGCTTCAGAGCATTCAATTTCATCAGTTGGCAGAGTTGCTCTCTCCAAATAATGAGCAATGGCATGATAGTGTGTTTTCAATACTGATCTCATTGATGAAAGCTGGGAAATTAAAAGCTGTGGAGAGAATGCTTGCTTTTGAGATTGATAAGACTCTTCTTAGACTCCTACAGAATGGATCCGAAGTAGCTCAACACCATGCAATAGTTGCATTGAAGACATTTTATGAGTTGAGAGGCCCCCATCTGGTTGGATCTCTTGAATCCAAAAATATAAACCTTTTGCCATGGCAAGCTAGACACTGTTTGGAGAGATTTCTTTTGTTGGATCAAAGTGTTCCCCTTTTACCACAGCTGCAAACTTTTGAAGATCTTATTTATAAGGTACTACACAGTGATAGCAAGCTGGTATTGGAGGCAATGCAAGATCTAATACCAATCATTGAGAATGCAGGAGAACCAAGCATCAGAGACATGATTGTAGAAagtcccctcatcaaacaactCTCTGAACTCTTGCAACGTGGAAGCTCTGAACATAATTCAATGAAATCTCAAGCTGCCTTTCTATTGATGAAGCTAGCTTCCTCTGGTGGAGAATCCTGCATTAAGAAGTTTCTTGAGTACGATATTATACCCGATCTAGTTAAGATGATGCAGTGCAGCACTATAGAGTTGCAGGATGCAGCCTATACAGCACTACACCAAATGCTTTTTGGAAGCAGCGGCGTTCTCGTTTTGAACCAAATCCTCCAGATGGGTCTCATAGAGAGGATGGCTCAGTCACTGGAAAGCAAATCAACGAAGACCAGGGAAGTGAATGTGCACTGTTTTCTGGATATTGTGGAGCTCGGAAACAAAGCCTGTATCGAGCAAATGTTTTCACTGCAAGTGGTGGAGAAGCTTGTGAAAATAGAAAAGGCGAGTGGGGGAACTAGTGAAACACTGCTTGGATTCATAAAGGGAATTGATAAATGTAAGCATCTATCTTCGGCAGAGCGTAGAGTGATGAAACAACAAGTGGTTAGGAAGATAAGGGCTTCCCTTAAAGGCCATAAATTTGAGTTTCAAATTTTGGGAGCTGTTGATGCTTGTGTATCTGAGGGCTCAAAAGTAGGTAGTAGCAGTAGAGGTAATCACAAAAGGGCATAG